The following DNA comes from Methanomassiliicoccus luminyensis B10.
TCCTTTTTCTTCCCATTAATTCAACTAAGTTCCGCATCGCTCTTTTCTTTCAGGACCACGAGATCGTTTCATCATTTTTTTATAGTAGACCTCTACTTAGGTAGCCGTTAACCTAGTAGACCTCTACCTATGGGGGCCGCGAGGGAAGGAAGATGATGTTCGGACGAGGCTACAGCTATAACGGCAATCGCATCAGCCCCATGCAGATGGTCATTCTGCTCCTTCTCAGGAAGCGGCCGATGTACGGCTACGAGGTCCTCAAGGAGCTCCGGGACCAGTTCGACCCGGTGTGGGTGCCCAAGACCGGGTCGATATATCCGGCCATCAAGCGCCTGGAGGAGCACGGGCTGGTAAGCTCGGAGAGGCTCGACGGGACCGACCACTACTTCATTTCCGAGGCGGGGAGGAAGTGGGTCGAGGACGAGGTGACGCGCTCTCCCCGGGACATCCGCATGGTAATCCGCTACCTGGCCATCCTCGATGACGCGGCGGCGGAGATCGCGCCGGAAGAGAGCGGGTCCCGCATGGCCGGCCGGTTCCACGAGATGTTCGAGGAGGACGACCCCGATAAGGCCCGCCACGTGAAGAGGCTGAAGGACGCCAGGGATCGAATGGCCAAGCATATCGAGAACATCGACCGGGAGCTGGAGGAGCTGGGATCGGAAGGACCGCAGGAAGGGTCGCCATGACCGCCATTGTCGAAGTTAAGGACCTCACCAAGAGGTTCAGTGAGGATGTGCTCGCCGTCGACGGGGTGTCCTTCGAAGTGCATGAGGGCGAGATATTCGGGTTCCTGGGGCCCAACGGGGCCGGGAAGTCGA
Coding sequences within:
- a CDS encoding PadR family transcriptional regulator — translated: MMFGRGYSYNGNRISPMQMVILLLLRKRPMYGYEVLKELRDQFDPVWVPKTGSIYPAIKRLEEHGLVSSERLDGTDHYFISEAGRKWVEDEVTRSPRDIRMVIRYLAILDDAAAEIAPEESGSRMAGRFHEMFEEDDPDKARHVKRLKDARDRMAKHIENIDRELEELGSEGPQEGSP